One window of the Lactobacillus sp. PV034 genome contains the following:
- a CDS encoding XTP/dITP diphosphatase produces MKPDTLLFATNNQNKAKEVAEALKKANFPLKVITNRDLVDPPEVVESGTTFLANAKLKAHALAEFSNLPTLADDSGLKVDKLNGAPGVHSARFAGEAHNDALNNAKLLAELGGVPEEERTATFHTTMVVAWPEHFDDDLVTEGEIKGRILTYPQGEGKFGYDPLFFVPNKGKTFAEMTTDEKNSISHRGQALRKLLAELPAWWQKMEKLTK; encoded by the coding sequence ATGAAACCAGATACCTTATTATTTGCTACCAATAATCAAAATAAAGCTAAAGAAGTAGCTGAAGCACTAAAAAAGGCAAATTTTCCTTTAAAGGTCATCACTAACCGCGACTTAGTTGATCCACCTGAAGTTGTTGAAAGTGGCACAACATTTTTAGCAAATGCCAAATTAAAAGCGCATGCTTTAGCAGAGTTTAGTAATTTACCAACTCTTGCTGACGATTCTGGACTTAAAGTAGATAAATTAAATGGTGCACCCGGAGTTCATTCCGCCCGTTTCGCTGGAGAAGCTCATAATGATGCCTTAAATAATGCCAAGTTATTAGCAGAATTAGGTGGAGTACCAGAAGAAGAAAGAACAGCTACTTTTCATACGACGATGGTAGTTGCATGGCCAGAACATTTTGATGATGATCTAGTGACTGAGGGCGAGATTAAAGGACGAATTCTTACTTATCCTCAGGGTGAAGGGAAGTTTGGTTATGATCCATTATTTTTTGTCCCTAATAAAGGCAAAACTTTTGCTGAAATGACAACTGATGAAAAAAATAGTATTTCTCACCGAGGACAGGCTCTAAGAAAATTATTAGCTGAACTACCAGCTTGGTGGCAAAAGATGGAAAAATTAACTAAGTAA
- a CDS encoding mechanosensitive ion channel family protein, with protein sequence MNYSSFVSKYKATSNKISPIDWDDVAHNLLGKTIQLAITSVIFLIIWRIGKTLIAKYVINNSKFKNKITGRKRTLSELSMNIFQYTLLLFYLYSVLSILGLPVGTLVASAGIVSLALGMGAQGFVSDMVNGLVILSEGQFDVGDIVKIGNYTGTVQALGLRTTRLKNYDGTITYIPNRNITVVENVTRGGIGVDINLQVSVTTDLHELNQIIETTNELLKGTFKRRIKKGPTIVGLTGQNGNILTYNIHFQVVSGWEAKVKNTYLSEYIKALKKHNIALS encoded by the coding sequence ATGAATTATTCTTCATTTGTTTCAAAATATAAAGCAACTTCCAACAAAATTTCCCCCATTGATTGGGATGATGTTGCTCATAATTTACTGGGAAAGACAATTCAGCTTGCAATTACCTCAGTAATTTTCTTAATAATTTGGCGAATTGGGAAAACTCTCATTGCAAAATATGTCATTAATAATTCTAAATTTAAGAATAAAATTACTGGTCGAAAGCGCACCCTCTCTGAGCTTTCAATGAATATTTTTCAATATACCCTACTCCTGTTTTATTTATATAGTGTACTTTCAATTCTCGGCTTACCTGTTGGAACCTTAGTAGCCAGTGCTGGAATTGTTTCCCTAGCTTTAGGGATGGGTGCACAAGGCTTTGTAAGCGATATGGTAAATGGCCTAGTAATTTTAAGTGAAGGCCAATTCGATGTTGGAGATATTGTCAAAATTGGAAATTATACTGGAACCGTACAAGCTCTTGGCTTACGTACTACTCGCCTTAAAAACTATGATGGAACTATTACTTATATTCCTAATCGCAATATTACCGTGGTTGAAAATGTAACTCGAGGTGGCATCGGAGTCGATATTAACCTCCAAGTAAGTGTAACTACCGATTTACATGAATTAAACCAAATTATTGAAACCACTAATGAATTGCTTAAAGGCACTTTTAAACGAAGAATAAAAAAGGGCCCAACCATCGTTGGTCTTACAGGACAAAATGGTAATATTTTAACTTATAATATTCACTTCCAAGTAGTATCAGGCTGGGAAGCCAAAGTTAAAAATACTTATCTTAGTGAATATATTAAAGCTCTAAAAAAACATAATATTGCACTAAGCTAA
- a CDS encoding DUF948 domain-containing protein, translated as MTISFGALAGLIAAIAFLILVLFTLPILVKSVKTINKVNVTLDSTNKTINELTAQASVLMKQTEDLLDKSNDLLADINKKSEDLDPVVKAAADLGRSVSGINESSKDLVNRMAKNHARRRSFSILGSLTSRIFARRKRRNGED; from the coding sequence ATGACTATTTCATTTGGTGCTCTAGCTGGATTAATTGCTGCTATTGCTTTTCTTATTTTAGTTTTATTTACACTTCCAATATTGGTTAAGTCAGTAAAAACAATTAATAAAGTAAATGTAACTTTAGATAGTACAAATAAAACTATTAATGAGCTCACTGCTCAAGCTTCAGTATTAATGAAGCAAACAGAGGATTTACTTGATAAAAGTAATGATTTATTAGCTGATATAAATAAAAAGTCTGAAGATCTTGATCCAGTTGTTAAAGCAGCAGCAGATTTAGGTCGAAGCGTTTCCGGAATTAATGAATCTTCAAAAGATTTGGTAAACCGCATGGCAAAAAATCATGCTAGAAGAAGAAGCTTTAGCATTTTAGGTTCATTAACAAGCCGAATTTTTGCTAGACGTAAACGTAGAAATGGTGAAGATTAA
- a CDS encoding DUF1269 domain-containing family protein: MKKVFSFALGSIVGLGAGLIAASMFLPDDTEDELKKKISENDKIQNLKEKYNKGTEVLRTQLKSFPKSVDDDSELKDFDDIVIDGSADDLGEDEKADKNAVSDLSNAEADKN, encoded by the coding sequence ATGAAAAAAGTATTTAGTTTTGCATTAGGAAGTATTGTTGGTTTGGGTGCAGGTTTAATTGCAGCATCAATGTTTCTTCCAGATGATACCGAAGATGAATTAAAAAAGAAAATCTCAGAGAATGATAAAATTCAAAATTTAAAGGAAAAATATAATAAGGGAACTGAAGTGCTCAGAACTCAATTAAAATCTTTCCCAAAGAGTGTTGATGATGATTCTGAATTGAAAGACTTTGACGATATTGTCATTGATGGCTCTGCAGATGATTTAGGTGAAGACGAAAAAGCTGATAAGAATGCTGTTTCTGATTTATCTAATGCCGAAGCTGATAAGAATTAA
- a CDS encoding M24 family metallopeptidase: protein MKNLDKLQQWLIDTNNDVAYISDPLSINYFTGYSMEPHERIFALLAFKDAPAFIFAPELNVEEAKASAWDGDVYGYLDHENPWEKIASLVKNKVNSVANIAIEKNHLSVDRSEQLKIAFPNSIFAANVSPFIAKARLVKTEDEIKQLKAAGEEADFAFTVGFDALRNGVTERYVAGQIDYQLKLQKGVMHTSFETIVQAGKNAANPHLGPTMNKIEPNELVLFDLGTMHNGYASDSSRTVAYGTPTDLEKEIYEVDREAQQAAIDAAKPGITAAELDAVARDIITKAGYGEYFIHRLGHGIGLNVHEEPQIMEGNDIVLQEGMCFSIEPGIYIPNVAGVRIEDCGVVTNHGFETFTHTPKDLKYIPAKD from the coding sequence ATGAAAAATCTTGATAAGTTACAACAATGGTTAATTGATACCAATAACGATGTTGCCTATATATCAGATCCACTTAGTATCAATTATTTTACTGGTTATAGTATGGAGCCACATGAAAGAATTTTTGCATTACTTGCATTTAAAGATGCTCCAGCATTTATTTTTGCTCCAGAGCTTAATGTTGAAGAAGCTAAGGCTTCAGCATGGGATGGTGATGTTTATGGCTATCTTGATCACGAAAATCCTTGGGAAAAAATTGCAAGTTTAGTCAAAAATAAAGTCAATTCTGTTGCAAATATTGCGATTGAAAAAAATCATCTATCTGTTGATCGCTCTGAACAATTAAAAATTGCTTTTCCTAATTCAATTTTCGCTGCCAATGTTTCGCCTTTTATTGCAAAGGCACGTTTAGTTAAAACTGAAGACGAAATCAAACAACTGAAGGCTGCAGGAGAGGAAGCTGATTTTGCTTTCACTGTTGGATTCGATGCTTTACGCAATGGAGTTACCGAACGTTACGTTGCCGGACAAATTGATTATCAATTAAAACTCCAAAAAGGTGTTATGCATACAAGTTTTGAAACGATTGTACAGGCCGGTAAAAATGCAGCTAATCCTCACCTAGGTCCTACTATGAACAAAATTGAGCCTAACGAATTAGTTTTATTTGATCTTGGAACCATGCATAATGGTTATGCATCGGATTCAAGTCGTACAGTAGCTTATGGTACTCCGACAGATTTAGAAAAGGAAATCTACGAAGTAGACCGTGAAGCCCAACAAGCTGCTATCGATGCTGCAAAACCTGGAATCACTGCTGCAGAACTTGATGCTGTAGCTAGAGATATTATTACTAAAGCTGGCTATGGAGAATACTTTATACACCGTTTAGGTCATGGTATTGGCTTAAATGTTCATGAAGAACCACAAATTATGGAAGGCAATGACATTGTCCTTCAAGAGGGAATGTGTTTTTCAATCGAACCCGGTATTTACATTCCAAATGTAGCAGGAGTCAGAATTGAAGACTGTGGTGTTGTAACTAATCATGGCTTTGAAACCTTTACCCATACTCCGAAAGACCTAAAATATATTCCGGCAAAGGATTAA
- a CDS encoding substrate-binding domain-containing protein — protein sequence MQKQEVTIYDVAREAKVSMATVSRVVNGNNNVRKETRDRVLKVIERLHYQPNAVAQGLASKKTTTVGLIVPDFSNLHFAELSQGINDIATLYKYNILLSSVGNTLVGDDHVIQNLLNKQVDGIIYMADQISEKGKETLLRSKIPVVLAGTLSENKETFGSVAIDYKKAVEESLEIFYQNGKRNFALVLNNPETYLSSKELIPAFNQFAQEHKLSNNHVYSDISTYEDGYNLVDQLRQDKIDAVITLKDMTAGGIINGALEKGMTIPKQLEIISAGSTNVAKLVNPQLTVVQQPLYDIGAMAMRMLTKLMNNETVEDKNIKVPYLLLRGKTTL from the coding sequence ATGCAAAAACAGGAAGTTACAATTTATGATGTTGCCCGCGAAGCTAAAGTTTCGATGGCAACTGTTTCACGTGTTGTAAACGGCAATAATAATGTTCGTAAGGAAACACGAGATCGTGTACTTAAAGTAATAGAGCGTCTCCACTATCAACCAAATGCTGTCGCACAAGGTCTAGCTTCGAAAAAGACAACTACTGTTGGACTTATTGTGCCTGACTTTTCTAACTTACACTTTGCAGAGCTATCTCAAGGAATAAATGATATTGCAACTTTATATAAGTACAATATTCTTTTATCTAGTGTTGGAAATACTTTAGTCGGGGATGATCATGTAATTCAAAACTTACTTAATAAACAAGTTGACGGCATTATTTATATGGCTGATCAAATTTCTGAAAAGGGTAAAGAAACTTTATTAAGATCAAAAATTCCCGTAGTATTAGCAGGCACTTTATCTGAAAATAAGGAAACATTTGGTAGTGTTGCAATTGATTATAAAAAGGCAGTAGAAGAGTCACTTGAAATCTTTTATCAAAATGGAAAAAGAAACTTTGCTCTTGTTCTAAATAATCCTGAAACTTATTTAAGTAGCAAGGAATTAATTCCTGCATTTAATCAATTTGCTCAAGAGCATAAATTGAGTAATAATCATGTTTATAGTGATATCTCAACCTATGAGGATGGTTATAACTTAGTTGATCAATTAAGACAAGATAAGATTGATGCAGTTATTACGCTAAAAGATATGACTGCAGGTGGTATTATCAATGGAGCCCTAGAAAAGGGAATGACTATCCCAAAGCAATTAGAAATTATTTCAGCTGGATCAACAAATGTAGCCAAATTGGTAAATCCTCAACTAACTGTAGTCCAACAACCTCTTTATGATATTGGTGCTATGGCAATGAGAATGTTGACTAAATTAATGAATAATGAAACAGTCGAGGACAAAAATATCAAGGTTCCTTATCTTTTATTAAGAGGTAAGACGACTCTTTAA